A DNA window from Mycobacteriales bacterium contains the following coding sequences:
- the dacB gene encoding D-alanyl-D-alanine carboxypeptidase/D-alanyl-D-alanine-endopeptidase produces MGSYRRVVLAIAAVVAAVGATAGTVAYNAARSPAAPARGAAPATATAAPTTVPPFPETPPPSPLALAADPAAGTPATAAGVARALAKALADKALGARVNALVVDAATGATLYDRGSGAAVVPASTAKLFTAAAALRALGPDRTFETKVVATGPIENGVLTGDLVVVGGGDPTLTAATGPTAYPHPARLADLARAVRARGVRRVTGALVVDATLFSGPGLARGWKPTYVSEGSVAPVSAFEVDGGRLRPDDDDRSSAPDLLAGGKLRDALRRAGVAVATVRRGRAATVLSEVATVRSPPVSALVERLLTRSDNDLAEALARHVAIARGAGDDFAGAAGGVAATVQELGVVPPPALADGSGLSPRDRATPAQLVALLRLATTDAALAPVLSGLPVARFTGTLSTRYDKGAATRAAGLVRAKTGSLDNVSTLAGVVETRSGRLLVFAFAADRLPSRFPGTAARALDVAAAALV; encoded by the coding sequence GTGGGCTCGTACCGGCGCGTCGTGCTGGCCATCGCGGCCGTCGTGGCGGCCGTCGGCGCCACCGCCGGGACCGTCGCCTACAACGCCGCCCGCTCGCCCGCGGCACCCGCGCGCGGCGCCGCGCCGGCCACCGCGACCGCCGCGCCCACCACCGTCCCGCCGTTCCCGGAGACGCCGCCGCCGTCGCCGCTCGCGCTCGCCGCGGACCCCGCCGCCGGGACGCCCGCGACCGCCGCCGGCGTCGCCCGCGCGCTCGCGAAGGCGCTGGCGGACAAGGCCCTCGGCGCCCGCGTCAACGCGCTCGTGGTCGACGCGGCTACCGGCGCCACCCTCTACGACCGCGGCTCCGGCGCCGCGGTCGTGCCCGCCTCGACCGCGAAACTGTTCACCGCCGCCGCCGCGCTGCGCGCCCTCGGCCCGGACCGGACGTTCGAGACCAAGGTCGTAGCGACCGGCCCCATCGAGAACGGCGTCCTCACCGGCGACCTCGTCGTCGTCGGCGGCGGCGACCCGACGCTCACCGCCGCCACCGGGCCGACCGCGTACCCGCACCCGGCCCGGCTCGCCGACCTGGCCCGCGCCGTCCGGGCGCGCGGCGTCCGCCGCGTCACCGGCGCGCTGGTCGTGGACGCGACGCTGTTCTCCGGCCCCGGCCTCGCGCGCGGCTGGAAGCCCACCTACGTCAGCGAGGGCTCGGTCGCCCCGGTCAGCGCGTTCGAGGTGGACGGCGGGCGGCTGCGCCCCGACGACGACGACCGGTCGAGCGCGCCCGACCTGCTCGCCGGCGGCAAGCTGCGCGACGCGCTCCGGCGCGCCGGCGTCGCCGTCGCGACGGTCCGCCGGGGCCGTGCCGCGACGGTCCTCTCGGAGGTGGCGACGGTGCGCTCGCCGCCGGTGTCGGCGCTGGTCGAGCGCCTCCTCACGCGCTCCGACAACGACCTCGCCGAGGCGCTGGCGCGGCACGTCGCGATCGCGCGCGGCGCCGGCGACGACTTCGCGGGCGCGGCGGGCGGCGTCGCCGCGACGGTGCAGGAGCTCGGCGTGGTCCCGCCGCCGGCGCTCGCCGACGGGTCCGGCCTGTCGCCGCGCGACCGCGCCACCCCGGCCCAGCTCGTCGCGCTGCTCCGCCTGGCCACCACCGACGCGGCGCTCGCGCCGGTGCTGTCCGGGCTGCCGGTGGCGCGGTTCACCGGCACGCTGTCGACCCGCTACGACAAGGGCGCCGCCACCCGCGCGGCCGGCCTGGTGCGCGCCAAGACCGGCTCCCTCGACAACGTCTCCACGCTCGCCGGCGTGGTCGAGACGCGGTCCGGGCGGCTGCTCGTGTTCGCGTTCGCGGCGGACCGGCTGCCGTCGCGGTTCCCCGGCACGGCGGCCCGCGCGCTCGACGTCGCGGCGGCCGCGCTGGTCTGA
- a CDS encoding inorganic diphosphatase gives MNFDVTVEIPKGQRNKYEMDHVSGRIRLDRMLFTATRYPADYGFIEHTLGEDGDPLDVLVLLDEPTFPGCLIECRAIGMFRMSDEKGGDDKVLAVPAHDPRQSHLQDIFHVPQFDQLEIQHFFETYKDLEPGKSVEGATWVGRAEAEAEIQRSYARLRSREA, from the coding sequence GTGAACTTCGACGTCACCGTCGAGATCCCGAAGGGCCAGCGCAACAAGTACGAGATGGACCACGTGTCGGGACGCATCCGGCTGGACCGGATGCTGTTCACGGCGACGCGGTACCCGGCCGACTACGGGTTCATCGAGCACACCCTGGGCGAGGACGGCGACCCGCTCGACGTGCTCGTGCTGCTGGACGAGCCGACGTTCCCCGGCTGCCTCATCGAGTGCCGGGCGATCGGGATGTTCCGGATGAGCGACGAGAAGGGCGGCGACGACAAGGTCCTCGCGGTGCCCGCGCACGACCCGCGCCAGTCGCACCTCCAGGACATCTTCCACGTGCCGCAGTTCGACCAGCTCGAGATCCAGCACTTCTTCGAGACGTACAAGGACCTGGAGCCGGGGAAGTCGGTCGAGGGCGCCACCTGGGTCGGCCGCGCGGAGGCGGAGGCCGAGATCCAGCGCTCCTACGCGCGGCTGCGGTCGCGGGAGGCGTAG
- a CDS encoding SpoIIE family protein phosphatase: protein MTTPDAAPRERRSRGLVAYVAVLAVGAALAGVAAARYDTDPPGRVHWVALPVLALLVALAEVLVVRVRYGDEVEGLNLVEAALAPMLFAFPAGPVVVAVGVAHLVTSIVRRLAPLKTAFNVAQWALAAAAGAAVVERVAAGTGVTATTATAVVAALVAVWVVNHAAFTLVVAFAEGKRPDRLLRELVPVILPGWVGGWFVNAMLGLLYVLAYAAHPAAVLLFPVPLVLLHLAYRGYATARADRLRLAVLHSAAQALAERIDPREAVPEFLGEVARGFEARAVLLVLTDGGARAVHACRRGAYEVAAEPLDHVSLAGALTAHPGPVRVTAGDRSALARAVAAEGWRDCLAAPLVDEGRTVGALVVLDQAGVTSGTELAVLETVARETAGALAKGRLVADVMEERARLDELVTTTSDGICAIGADGVVRSWNPALERITGLAAADVVGRNGALARLHARTADGTPVELAGWRDQPALPADLRVTDRAGEAHRLSCSYSRRGDDSVLVVVARDVTAVDEIEQLRAEFGRLVEAEAAQRLVVEQLQAAVMPPHPEVGGAELGVSYLASDANAPTGGDLYDWQVLPDGDVHVAVVDVLGHGVAATKDALAVVHTLRTIAVDGTPLEDMVARADKLLGAQHPDLVATVVVVRFDPRTGRVRVASGGHPPALVVSARGEVSQLSAAGGAIGWPGAGSDLIAEATLDVRDALVLYTDGLVEAGKDILAGMDALVGHARAVAHLPAPELTEELLRRSLEGAARLDDTLALVLRRVPVPAAERTRSWPLDADPAAVGRARRAFSIWLAEHDAVSEDALLAASELLANAVRAARGRVTLTATLTDDGIVVEVADDGSGVVGLEERGRDLPDADSPSGRGLFIVRSVADEVTAMSTAEGSVVRAVVPYASRDRSRA, encoded by the coding sequence GTGACCACCCCCGACGCCGCCCCTCGCGAGCGGCGTTCGCGCGGGCTCGTCGCCTACGTCGCCGTCCTCGCGGTCGGCGCCGCGCTGGCGGGTGTCGCGGCGGCGCGGTACGACACCGACCCGCCCGGCCGCGTCCACTGGGTCGCGCTGCCGGTCCTCGCGCTGCTCGTCGCGCTCGCCGAGGTGCTCGTCGTCCGCGTCCGCTACGGCGACGAGGTCGAGGGGCTGAACCTCGTCGAGGCGGCGCTCGCGCCGATGCTGTTCGCGTTCCCCGCCGGTCCGGTCGTCGTGGCCGTCGGCGTCGCGCACCTCGTCACGTCGATCGTCCGGCGGCTGGCGCCGTTGAAGACGGCGTTCAACGTCGCGCAGTGGGCGCTGGCGGCGGCCGCGGGCGCGGCGGTGGTGGAGCGGGTGGCGGCCGGCACCGGCGTCACCGCGACGACGGCGACCGCGGTGGTCGCCGCGCTGGTCGCGGTCTGGGTCGTCAACCACGCGGCGTTCACGCTGGTGGTGGCGTTCGCCGAGGGGAAGCGGCCGGACCGGCTGCTCCGCGAGCTGGTGCCGGTGATCCTGCCGGGCTGGGTCGGCGGCTGGTTCGTCAACGCCATGCTCGGCCTGCTCTACGTCCTCGCGTACGCCGCGCACCCGGCGGCGGTGCTGCTGTTCCCGGTGCCGCTGGTGCTGCTGCACCTCGCCTACCGCGGCTACGCGACCGCCCGCGCGGACCGGCTGCGGCTGGCCGTGCTGCACAGCGCGGCGCAGGCGCTGGCCGAGCGGATCGACCCGCGCGAGGCGGTACCGGAGTTCCTCGGCGAGGTGGCGCGCGGCTTCGAGGCGCGCGCGGTGCTGCTCGTGCTCACCGACGGCGGCGCGCGGGCCGTGCACGCCTGCCGCCGGGGCGCGTACGAGGTCGCCGCCGAGCCGCTCGACCACGTCTCGCTCGCCGGCGCGCTCACCGCGCACCCCGGCCCGGTCCGGGTCACCGCGGGCGACCGCAGCGCGCTCGCCCGCGCCGTCGCCGCCGAGGGGTGGCGCGACTGCCTCGCCGCGCCGCTCGTGGACGAGGGCCGCACCGTCGGCGCGCTCGTCGTGCTCGACCAGGCCGGCGTCACCAGCGGCACCGAGCTCGCCGTCCTCGAGACCGTCGCCCGCGAGACCGCCGGCGCGCTGGCCAAGGGCCGCCTCGTCGCCGACGTCATGGAGGAACGCGCCCGCCTGGACGAGCTGGTCACCACCACCTCCGACGGCATCTGCGCGATCGGCGCCGACGGCGTCGTCCGGTCGTGGAACCCCGCCCTCGAACGCATCACCGGCCTCGCCGCCGCCGACGTCGTCGGCCGCAACGGCGCCCTCGCCCGGCTGCACGCCCGTACCGCCGACGGCACGCCCGTCGAGCTGGCCGGCTGGCGCGACCAGCCGGCGCTGCCCGCGGACCTGCGGGTCACCGACCGGGCGGGGGAGGCGCACCGGCTGAGCTGCTCGTACAGCCGCCGCGGCGACGACTCCGTGCTGGTCGTCGTCGCCCGCGACGTCACGGCCGTGGACGAGATCGAGCAGCTCCGCGCGGAGTTCGGCCGGCTGGTCGAGGCCGAGGCCGCGCAGCGCCTCGTCGTGGAGCAGCTCCAGGCGGCGGTCATGCCGCCGCACCCCGAGGTCGGCGGCGCCGAGCTCGGCGTCAGCTACCTCGCCTCCGACGCCAACGCCCCCACCGGCGGCGACCTGTACGACTGGCAGGTGCTGCCCGACGGCGACGTGCACGTGGCCGTCGTGGACGTGCTCGGCCACGGCGTCGCGGCGACGAAGGACGCGCTCGCGGTCGTGCACACGTTGCGGACCATCGCCGTCGACGGCACGCCGCTGGAGGACATGGTCGCCCGCGCCGACAAGCTGCTCGGCGCGCAGCACCCGGACCTCGTGGCGACCGTGGTCGTGGTGCGGTTCGACCCGCGCACCGGGCGGGTCCGCGTCGCCTCCGGCGGCCACCCGCCGGCGCTCGTCGTCTCCGCCCGCGGCGAGGTGTCGCAGCTCTCCGCGGCCGGCGGCGCCATCGGCTGGCCCGGCGCCGGCAGCGACCTCATCGCGGAGGCGACGCTCGACGTCCGCGACGCGCTCGTGCTCTACACCGACGGCCTGGTCGAGGCCGGCAAGGACATCCTCGCCGGCATGGACGCGCTCGTCGGCCACGCGCGCGCCGTCGCCCACCTGCCCGCGCCGGAGCTCACCGAGGAGCTGCTGCGGCGTTCGCTGGAGGGTGCGGCGCGGCTGGACGACACGCTCGCGCTGGTGCTCCGCCGCGTCCCGGTGCCCGCCGCCGAACGCACCCGCTCCTGGCCGCTCGACGCCGACCCGGCCGCGGTGGGCCGGGCCCGGCGCGCGTTCTCGATCTGGCTGGCCGAGCACGACGCGGTCTCGGAGGACGCCCTGCTCGCCGCGAGCGAGCTGCTCGCCAACGCCGTCCGTGCCGCGCGGGGGCGGGTGACGTTGACGGCCACGCTCACCGACGACGGGATCGTGGTGGAGGTCGCCGACGACGGCAGCGGCGTCGTCGGCCTGGAGGAGCGCGGCCGCGACCTGCCGGACGCCGACAGCCCCAGCGGGCGCGGGCTGTTCATCGTGCGGTCCGTCGCGGACGAGGTGACCGCGATGAGCACCGCCGAGGGGTCGGTCGTGCGGGCCGTCGTGCCCTACGCCTCCCGCGACCGCAGCCGCGCGTAG